The genomic segment TCAACTAGCCTCTCCCGCCTTCATTGTCTTAATGGTTTAATGCCTTTTAAGGGTTATTCAGCCTTAATCTGGCTTAATTAAGTAATGCACTCAATGGGTGAATTAATTAGATGAGTTAGGTTGATGCTTGATATGTGTCAAATATCCATTGAGGATGCGTAATTCATTCATATGGTTAAGCTTAGTATCGTGAACATGCAATACTTTAAAGGCGGCGGCTCCTATGGATAATATGAGTAAGGAGATTAGGGTTGAGGACTTAAGCCTTGAGGAGAGGGTTCAATTACTTGTTGGTGCGTCATGGCGTTTAAGGAGAATTCACGGTACCGCTGGTGAGACTAGGCCTGTTAGGGGTTTACCAATGGTTGCTATGGCTGATGGTCCTTCAGGTATTAGGATTGAGCCTAATCCAATCAGGAGGTGGCCTGCCACAGCCTTCCCAGTACCCACTATGCTTGCTTCAACCTGGAACCCTGAGTTAGTGGAGGCTGTGGGTAGGGCTATGGGTGAGGAGGCTAGGGATTACGGTATAGGGGTATTCCTTGCACCCGGTATTAATATTCATAGGCATCCACTCTGTGGTAGGAATTTCGAATACTTCTCAGAGGATCCGCTCCTAGCCGGTAAGATTGCCTCAGCCTACGTTAAGGGTGTTCAATCAGTTGGTGTTGCCGCAACACCTAAGCACTTTGCTGCTAATGAGCAGGAGACTAATAGGACTACAGTGGATACTATTGTGGATGAGAGGACTCTTAGGGAGATTTACCTTAAGCCCTTTGAGATAGTGGTTAAGGAGGCTAAGCCGTGGGCAATAATGAGCTCCTACAATAAGCTTAACGGTAAGTACGCCTCCCAGAACGAGTGGTTGTTAACTAAGGTGCTTAGGGAGGAGTGGGGGTTTGATGGCATAGTTATGAGTGACTGGGGTGCAGGTGATAATCCCATTGAGCAGGTTAAGGCGGGTAATGACTTAATAATGCCTGGTAGTGATGAGATTGTTTCAAGGCTTATTGATGCTGTTAAGAGGGGTGAGTTAAGTGAGGATTACGTTAATAGGAGTGCCGCTAGGGTTCTTGAATTCATTAAGAGGACCCTAGCTTATAAGGGCTATAAGCCAACTAATTCCCCTAACCTTAAGGAACACGCCAAGTTAGCCTATGAGGCTGCTGCAGAGGGCGTGATTCTGCTTAAGAATAATGATGCACTACCACTTAATGCAAACGCCAGGATTGCCTTATTCGGTACTGGGCAGGTTGAGACTAATAGGGGTGGTTTAGGTAGTGGGCATACTCATCCAAGGTACTTCATTAATATTCTCGATGGTTTAAGGAGTAGGGGGTTGAGGATTGATGAGGAGTTATCATCAATATACGTTAATTACGTTAAGGAGAATAGGGGTGAGGATTACTTATGCGCCCTATACTACGAGGAAGCTTACTCAGAGCCCCTGCCCCAGGACATTATTAGTGAGGAGCAGGTTAGGAAGTACGCTGAACGTAATGACGCAGCCATTGTGGTTATTTCAAGGAATTCAGGTGAGGGTTGGGATAGGAGGGCTGTTAAGGGTGATTACTACCTAACTGATAGTGAACGCAGACTCATTGAAATTGTTTCAAGGCAATTCCACGCATTAGGTAAGAAGGTTACTGTTCTACTCAATATACCGGCGCCAATCGAGGTGGCCAGTTGGAGGGATTTAGTGGACGCCATACTGCTTGTTTGGCTCCCTGGACAGGAGGCTGGTAGGGTTATTGCCGATGCCTTAATAGGTGTTGTTAACCCGTCAGGTAAACTACCAGTGACCTTCCCTAAGGATTGGGGTGATGTACCTACATCCAAGTCCCCTGAATGCTACCCAGGGATACCTAAGGAGAACCCTGGGGCTGTTAGGTATTGTGAGGGAATCTACGTGGGTTATAGGTATTACGATAAGTACAGCGTTGAACCAGCCTATGAATTCGGCTACGGCCTATCATACACCAGGTTTGAGTATAGGGGATTAAGCGTGGTTAAGGATGGTGAATTAATTAAGGTATCCTTCGACGTGGTTAATGTGGGTAAGCACCCAGGCAAGGAGGTTGCCCAGGTTTACGTTAAGGCTCCGCAGGGTAAGCTTGATAAGCCCGTGCAGGAATTGAAGGCGTTTAAGAAAACTAGGTTACTGAATCCAGGTGAGTTAGAGCACGTTGAGTTAACCATTAATGTTAGGGACTTGGCAAGCTTTGATGAGAGTAGGGGCATGTGGATTATTGATGATGGTGAGTACGAGGTTAGGGTTGGGGCATCATCAAGGGACATACGCCTAACAGGTAAATTCACTGTAAGCGGTGTTATTGAGTTTAAGCCATGATTCATAAAGCCCCTTAAACACTCAACGCTTCTCCCTTACATAGAGTTAAGCCTCAACACACAGGGTGTGTAACCCATTCGCCTAATTAACGAGGCCACTAGTAGTGATGGATCCTGGTTAGTCTTAAGCTTAAAGAAGTGGCTTACACAATTGCAGTCACTGGAGCCGAAGCCCCTGGCAGCAACCTCAGTATCCCTACACTCAAGGAGTGCTTGAGCAACCTCATGCTCTATGAATGATTCATTAACGTAGATTATGCTATATGGCTCAACACTATTATTAACTAGAATGTAATCCAGATGCCACCTGAGTTTACCAGTCTTAAGCCTAACCAACCTAAGATGCCTACCCACCCTAGTCTTAACCCCCACCTTAGCTGAACCAACGTATGCATAATACCCCTCACTTAACGTAACCCAACCCAGTGAGGCAACCTTAACAGAGACCGGTGCTGAAACCTTAAGGATAAGCACATACGTTCCCCTCTCCACGCTTAACTCATTAAAATCCACTACACACCGCATTTGAGTGAGGTTTATCTGCCCTAGATTTAAACTAGCATGTGGCTAAGGTATACATTGTTGGGGCTGGTCCAGGGGATCCTGAGTTAATTACAGTTAAGGCTATTAAACTAGTGGAGTCAGCTGATGTAATTATCTACGATAGGTTAATCCCAGTGGATGTTCTTAAACATGCCAAGGAGGGGGCTGAGTTAATATACGTTGGTAAGGAACCTGGTAAACACACCATGGAGCAGGGTGAGATTAATGAATTACTCCTCAGGAAGGCCCTTGAAGGTAAAATGGTTGTTAGGCTTCATGGAGGCGACCCATTCGTCTTCGGTAGGGGTTTCGAGGAATGCCAATACTTAATTAAGAATGGGGTTGAATGCGAAGCAGTACCCGGAGTAACCAGCGCCATAGCGGCACCGGAGCAGTACCTGGTCCCAATACTACTTAGGGGTGTGTCCAGTAGTGTCGCCTTAGTGACTGGTAGGGAGGATCCGGGAAAGGGGTTTAGGGAAGTTGACTTTAAGAAACTAGCCACGGTCGTTGGCACAATAGTAATACTAATGGGTGCCTCTGAGGCATGCAGGATAGCTGAGGAGCTTATTCAAGGAGGCTTAGATTCAAGTACACCTGTGGCGGTAGTGACGAGGGCCTACATGAGTGATTCAAGAATTCAATTCACAACCCTAAGTGAAATATCTAAGTGCAGAATCACCGTGGAGAATCCATCAGTAATAATAGTGGGTAAGTCAGTCAAGCTCAGTCCACTATATGAAGATACCGTAGACCACTCAGCATGATGAACCTTAAATTAATACCTAATCCTGCATCTTAGCCTACTTCATTACTAATCTTCCTTTCGATTCATTACCTCAGTTCATGGTGAGAATCAACCCGCCTGGGTATAGGAAGAGGCGTGG from the Caldivirga maquilingensis IC-167 genome contains:
- a CDS encoding glycoside hydrolase family 3 N-terminal domain-containing protein; translated protein: MDNMSKEIRVEDLSLEERVQLLVGASWRLRRIHGTAGETRPVRGLPMVAMADGPSGIRIEPNPIRRWPATAFPVPTMLASTWNPELVEAVGRAMGEEARDYGIGVFLAPGINIHRHPLCGRNFEYFSEDPLLAGKIASAYVKGVQSVGVAATPKHFAANEQETNRTTVDTIVDERTLREIYLKPFEIVVKEAKPWAIMSSYNKLNGKYASQNEWLLTKVLREEWGFDGIVMSDWGAGDNPIEQVKAGNDLIMPGSDEIVSRLIDAVKRGELSEDYVNRSAARVLEFIKRTLAYKGYKPTNSPNLKEHAKLAYEAAAEGVILLKNNDALPLNANARIALFGTGQVETNRGGLGSGHTHPRYFINILDGLRSRGLRIDEELSSIYVNYVKENRGEDYLCALYYEEAYSEPLPQDIISEEQVRKYAERNDAAIVVISRNSGEGWDRRAVKGDYYLTDSERRLIEIVSRQFHALGKKVTVLLNIPAPIEVASWRDLVDAILLVWLPGQEAGRVIADALIGVVNPSGKLPVTFPKDWGDVPTSKSPECYPGIPKENPGAVRYCEGIYVGYRYYDKYSVEPAYEFGYGLSYTRFEYRGLSVVKDGELIKVSFDVVNVGKHPGKEVAQVYVKAPQGKLDKPVQELKAFKKTRLLNPGELEHVELTINVRDLASFDESRGMWIIDDGEYEVRVGASSRDIRLTGKFTVSGVIEFKP
- a CDS encoding GIY-YIG nuclease family protein; the encoded protein is MDFNELSVERGTYVLILKVSAPVSVKVASLGWVTLSEGYYAYVGSAKVGVKTRVGRHLRLVRLKTGKLRWHLDYILVNNSVEPYSIIYVNESFIEHEVAQALLECRDTEVAARGFGSSDCNCVSHFFKLKTNQDPSLLVASLIRRMGYTPCVLRLNSM
- the cobA gene encoding uroporphyrinogen-III C-methyltransferase, with product MAKVYIVGAGPGDPELITVKAIKLVESADVIIYDRLIPVDVLKHAKEGAELIYVGKEPGKHTMEQGEINELLLRKALEGKMVVRLHGGDPFVFGRGFEECQYLIKNGVECEAVPGVTSAIAAPEQYLVPILLRGVSSSVALVTGREDPGKGFREVDFKKLATVVGTIVILMGASEACRIAEELIQGGLDSSTPVAVVTRAYMSDSRIQFTTLSEISKCRITVENPSVIIVGKSVKLSPLYEDTVDHSA